The following coding sequences lie in one Calditrichota bacterium genomic window:
- a CDS encoding penicillin acylase family protein, which translates to MTIKKILLAVLVLFLVFITISTLLSYRMLKKSMTKEKGQITLSGLQSPVQVYRDSYGIPHIMAKNDHDLYMAAGFVTAQDRLWQLEMIRLAVRGELSTMLGDTSRHVDRLMRTMEFYQTGKKLFNRASEKSKAVLSAYTDGINQFIHYARGKYPVEFVLLNWKPHLWTPADVLAYGRLMSWELSLSWFVEWTAGEVRQKLGVNRAKELFSNYLPSWPTILSEKDLRLAGQLNSFKKANTELRAFLNSPGTFSGSNNWVVSGKKSKTGKPLLANDPHLPLANPSVWYAMQLVAPGVDVTGFSLVGSPGIIIGHNTHLAWGFTNVMADDADFYVETVDRSDSTRYRVDGKWKKMEVFQDSVVSRSGKVYRFERFKTRHGPVVTDVHKLMKTSGKVVSLKWTGYTISDETDAIYKMNRASNWKDFVQALRLYRSPAQNIVFADDGGNIGYWCTGAIPVRKGFTGTFPLNGATTATDWSGFIPFDQLPHVINPPEGFVASANNRVAPAGYPYYISNLWEPPARIQRIRELLTAKDKLSEVDFETIQLDVLSPFARDVTKEVLAVLDRQKTRDDTLKTVYKYLKGWDCAMRGESTAAAIFQVFINHLLRNTFQDELGKKLYASFVEFAGIPIQDLQRFLSKPRSRWFDDVRTPEKIETKEDQILRSLHEAVRELSGRLGSNPVKWRWDRLHHMTFRHVLGGESMLGRILNVGPFPLGGGLTTVNNARYKLTNPYDCWVGPSMRMIVDFTDLTRTKMVLPPGEVEHPLSRHFRDQAEMWVNGLYMDCKSDIKQVQEEGKKLVLVPAEAN; encoded by the coding sequence CCCAGGATCGTCTGTGGCAGCTTGAGATGATTCGCCTCGCCGTTCGGGGCGAGCTCTCCACCATGCTGGGCGACACCAGCCGCCATGTGGATCGCTTGATGAGGACCATGGAATTTTATCAGACCGGAAAAAAACTCTTTAATCGGGCATCGGAAAAGTCGAAAGCCGTTTTGTCGGCCTATACAGATGGTATTAACCAATTTATTCATTATGCCAGGGGAAAGTACCCGGTCGAGTTTGTGCTCTTGAATTGGAAACCCCATCTCTGGACGCCTGCCGATGTGCTGGCCTATGGGCGGCTCATGTCCTGGGAGCTCAGTTTGTCCTGGTTCGTGGAGTGGACGGCCGGGGAAGTCCGGCAAAAACTGGGTGTCAATCGGGCCAAGGAGCTTTTCTCCAATTATCTGCCATCCTGGCCAACCATTCTGTCAGAAAAAGATCTCAGACTGGCCGGTCAGTTGAATTCATTCAAAAAAGCAAATACAGAGCTTCGGGCCTTTCTGAATAGTCCCGGAACCTTTTCCGGCAGCAATAATTGGGTGGTGTCCGGGAAGAAATCAAAAACAGGGAAACCCCTTCTGGCAAACGATCCGCACCTTCCTCTGGCCAATCCCTCGGTCTGGTATGCCATGCAGCTGGTTGCGCCGGGCGTCGACGTAACGGGTTTTTCCCTCGTCGGCTCTCCCGGAATCATTATCGGGCATAATACGCATCTGGCCTGGGGCTTCACCAATGTTATGGCCGATGATGCCGATTTTTATGTTGAAACCGTGGATCGGAGCGATTCCACGCGTTACCGGGTGGATGGGAAATGGAAGAAAATGGAGGTTTTTCAGGATTCGGTTGTGTCCAGAAGTGGAAAGGTCTACCGGTTCGAACGGTTCAAAACCCGCCACGGACCGGTTGTAACCGACGTGCACAAACTGATGAAAACATCCGGTAAAGTGGTGAGCCTGAAATGGACCGGCTACACGATTTCCGATGAGACGGATGCGATTTACAAAATGAACCGGGCCTCCAATTGGAAGGACTTCGTCCAGGCCCTTCGATTGTACCGATCACCTGCCCAAAATATTGTTTTTGCAGATGACGGAGGAAATATCGGCTATTGGTGCACCGGGGCCATTCCCGTGCGCAAGGGGTTCACCGGTACGTTTCCGCTTAACGGAGCCACCACCGCCACCGATTGGAGCGGATTTATTCCTTTTGATCAGCTTCCCCATGTCATCAATCCGCCGGAAGGGTTTGTAGCTTCGGCCAATAATCGGGTCGCTCCGGCCGGATACCCGTATTACATTTCCAATTTGTGGGAGCCTCCGGCGCGCATTCAACGGATTCGCGAGCTTCTTACCGCCAAGGACAAACTTTCGGAGGTTGATTTTGAAACGATTCAACTGGATGTTCTTTCTCCCTTTGCACGGGATGTGACGAAAGAGGTGCTTGCGGTTCTGGATCGGCAGAAAACGCGCGATGATACCCTGAAAACAGTTTACAAATATCTGAAGGGGTGGGATTGTGCCATGAGGGGGGAAAGCACCGCAGCAGCTATTTTTCAGGTCTTCATAAACCACCTTTTGCGAAACACCTTTCAGGATGAGTTGGGCAAAAAGCTTTACGCCTCTTTTGTGGAATTTGCCGGAATTCCCATTCAGGATTTGCAGCGGTTTTTGTCCAAACCCCGAAGCCGCTGGTTTGATGATGTCCGCACGCCTGAAAAAATTGAAACCAAAGAGGACCAAATCCTGCGCAGTCTGCACGAGGCGGTTCGTGAGCTGTCCGGGAGATTGGGATCGAACCCGGTTAAATGGCGCTGGGACCGCCTGCATCACATGACATTTCGGCATGTTCTGGGCGGCGAATCGATGTTGGGAAGAATTTTGAATGTGGGGCCCTTTCCTTTGGGCGGCGGTCTGACTACCGTGAACAATGCGCGGTATAAATTGACGAATCCCTACGATTGCTGGGTGGGGCCATCCATGCGCATGATTGTGGATTTTACAGATTTGACCCGAACAAAAATGGTTCTGCCTCCGGGAGAAGTGGAGCATCCGCTAAGCCGCCATTTCAGGGATCAGGCGGAAATGTGGGTGAATGGACTCTACATGGACTGCAAATCGGATATCAAGCAGGTTCAGGAGGAGGGTAAAAAACTGGTTCTGGTGCCGGCTGAAGCAAATTGA
- a CDS encoding HD domain-containing protein, with protein sequence MVPLHEDSVTMDSKRIKQFQSGDRIVAFFVIRKKELRTKKSDGSPYLALELGDSSGRISAVLWEHVAQYSDDFHVGDIVKAQGTIIDYNQGLSFHIDRIRKIRPEDGIRPELFLPENPKDLNELEKRFRELLALVTSPFLSDLLHRIFDDPAFWDAYCRAPGGKLWHHNRIGGLMEHTIGVAEICLKAGEQYPLISKDLLLSGALLHDIGKVESYQTRAGFIDYTDEGRLLGHIVLGANRVEKEIDRIQDFPPELKKKLLHVILSHQGELEQGSPVVPMTIEAIVLYHADEMDSKADAFSRIIKGEMQPDKKWSNYVNLLNRFIYFGESDEETH encoded by the coding sequence ATGGTGCCTCTGCACGAGGATTCGGTTACAATGGATTCCAAGCGGATTAAACAGTTTCAATCCGGAGACAGGATTGTAGCCTTCTTTGTCATCCGGAAAAAGGAGCTGCGAACGAAAAAATCCGATGGTTCGCCCTATCTTGCGCTGGAATTGGGGGATTCGTCCGGACGAATCTCAGCGGTGCTGTGGGAACACGTGGCTCAATACAGCGATGATTTCCATGTGGGCGATATCGTTAAGGCGCAGGGTACGATTATCGACTACAACCAGGGCCTTTCATTCCACATTGACCGTATTCGGAAAATCCGACCCGAAGACGGGATCCGCCCGGAACTCTTTCTTCCCGAAAACCCCAAAGATCTCAATGAACTTGAAAAGAGATTCCGGGAATTGCTGGCCCTGGTAACATCCCCCTTTCTTTCAGACCTGTTGCACCGCATTTTTGATGACCCCGCGTTTTGGGATGCCTACTGCCGGGCACCCGGCGGAAAACTCTGGCACCACAATCGAATTGGCGGGCTGATGGAACACACCATCGGTGTTGCGGAAATTTGCCTGAAAGCCGGCGAGCAGTATCCCTTAATTTCAAAAGATTTGTTGCTTTCCGGTGCCCTGCTGCACGATATCGGAAAGGTGGAGAGCTACCAAACGCGTGCCGGATTTATTGACTACACCGACGAAGGACGGCTTCTGGGACACATTGTTTTGGGTGCCAACCGGGTGGAAAAGGAAATCGACCGTATTCAGGACTTCCCGCCTGAGCTGAAGAAAAAACTCTTGCATGTGATTTTGAGTCACCAGGGAGAACTGGAGCAGGGATCTCCCGTTGTTCCAATGACGATTGAGGCAATTGTTCTGTACCATGCTGATGAAATGGACTCGAAGGCCGATGCGTTTAGCCGAATTATTAAAGGGGAAATGCAGCCCGACAAAAAATGGAGCAATTATGTGAATTTGTTGAATCGTTTCATTTATTTCGGAGAATCGGATGAAGAAACGCACTAA
- a CDS encoding macro domain-containing protein codes for MAEQDKRIDVIKGDITDMDTDAIVNAANNHLWMGAGVAGAIKRRGGQIIEDEAMRQGPVEVGQAVITSGGNLKAKYVIHAAGMGQDLRTDASKIREATINSLRLAEEKALESIAFPAIGTGVGGFPMDKAAEIMIDEARKFLKTARHLKRIVFVLFDDYSYRIFKDEMSRAENAG; via the coding sequence ATGGCTGAACAAGACAAACGTATCGACGTCATTAAGGGTGACATTACCGATATGGACACGGATGCCATTGTGAACGCCGCCAATAATCACCTCTGGATGGGAGCCGGTGTGGCCGGTGCAATCAAGAGGCGGGGCGGCCAGATAATCGAAGACGAGGCCATGCGCCAGGGGCCTGTTGAGGTGGGACAGGCCGTTATCACCAGCGGCGGGAACTTGAAAGCAAAATATGTGATCCATGCCGCCGGAATGGGGCAGGATTTGCGCACGGATGCATCGAAAATCAGAGAAGCCACCATCAACAGTCTCCGGCTGGCTGAAGAAAAGGCCCTGGAATCCATTGCATTTCCGGCCATCGGTACCGGTGTGGGCGGGTTTCCCATGGATAAGGCCGCGGAAATTATGATCGATGAAGCCCGCAAATTTCTAAAAACCGCACGCCACCTTAAGAGAATTGTGTTTGTTTTGTTTGATGATTACAGTTACCGGATATTTAAGGATGAAATGAGTCGCGCGGAAAACGCCGGGTGA
- a CDS encoding glycosyltransferase family 9 protein → MKRFLFIYPGALGDLLLAAPVFQALREQNADAAIECVGSVPQIRLLPLLGLIDRVYSIDDRRFLPLFGGKNCPERLLSFFRSFDAVVFWVSNLNVNCSDIPLKVLDPRPDPHPPVHHAQYLYQTVQSFLNLPARNVTSFYLKNEPDNRPNYRPVLLVHPGSGSPAKNAPIDRFLVSAQKWKQKTGGEVLFLFGPADADVRQEFKKMAPPSEFSICDSPGFDDLIKRMASADFYLGNDSGVSHLAGVLNKRGLVFFRTTDPTIWRPLGTRLRSVIV, encoded by the coding sequence GTGAAACGATTTCTGTTTATTTATCCGGGAGCGCTGGGAGATCTTCTCCTGGCTGCTCCCGTGTTTCAGGCGCTTCGCGAGCAGAATGCTGACGCAGCCATTGAATGCGTGGGAAGTGTGCCCCAAATCCGGCTGCTGCCCCTGCTGGGGCTGATCGATCGGGTTTACTCCATCGACGATCGCCGGTTTTTGCCGCTGTTTGGGGGAAAGAACTGTCCCGAGAGGCTTCTGAGTTTTTTTCGCTCATTTGACGCCGTTGTCTTTTGGGTTTCCAATCTCAATGTAAATTGCTCCGATATTCCTCTGAAAGTGCTTGACCCCCGGCCGGATCCCCACCCTCCTGTACATCATGCGCAGTATTTGTACCAGACCGTTCAATCGTTTCTGAATCTGCCCGCCCGTAACGTCACCTCATTTTATCTGAAAAACGAACCGGATAATCGGCCGAATTACAGACCCGTGCTTTTGGTGCATCCGGGGAGCGGCAGCCCGGCAAAGAATGCGCCGATTGACCGGTTTTTGGTCTCCGCCCAAAAATGGAAACAAAAAACCGGGGGAGAGGTCCTATTTTTATTTGGTCCGGCCGATGCGGATGTCCGGCAGGAATTTAAAAAAATGGCTCCGCCATCCGAGTTTTCGATCTGCGATTCTCCCGGTTTTGATGATCTGATCAAGCGAATGGCCTCGGCGGATTTTTATCTCGGAAATGATTCGGGTGTGTCTCACCTGGCGGGGGTGTTGAATAAAAGGGGGCTTGTTTTTTTCCGCACGACCGATCCGACAATCTGGCGGCCGTTGGGTACCCGGTTAAGAAGTGTGATAGTGTAG
- the hemW gene encoding radical SAM family heme chaperone HemW, translating into MKPLSLYIHIPFCERKCPYCDFYSLTGSAGLQRQFVRALLIEIDRVSAHFSETPPLVETLFFGGGTPSLLPTDALEDIFRSLRSRFQLAPAAEITIEANPGTVDQGKFEAYFSMGFNRISLGVQSFRDEELRQLGRIHTAAEAETAIQSARKAGFSNISLDLIFGIPGQTLSHWQENLEKVLRWQPAHISTYNLIYEANTPFGRARETGTIKPLDEQIEWDMYRLTVETLQANGYSQYEISNFSLPGKACRHNQNYWNGTAYLGMGPSAHSFQGKKRWWNVRDVTAYISRLQEKKLPIDGQESLSSQQRKMEFIFLSLRQKRGLSLSAYRDQFGTNFLEEFSHSIDIIRKTEEKTGPLLVLQNDRLFFTTKGFWLSDSLFEWF; encoded by the coding sequence ATGAAACCCCTTAGTCTTTACATCCACATTCCTTTTTGCGAACGAAAATGTCCTTACTGCGACTTTTACTCGCTCACGGGTTCCGCCGGTCTGCAGCGGCAATTTGTTCGTGCCCTTTTGATTGAAATAGACCGTGTTTCCGCACATTTTTCCGAAACACCCCCTCTTGTAGAAACCCTCTTTTTCGGCGGAGGCACCCCGTCGCTTTTGCCGACGGATGCGTTGGAAGACATTTTCCGGAGCCTCCGCAGCCGTTTCCAACTTGCACCCGCTGCCGAAATCACCATTGAGGCCAATCCCGGAACGGTGGATCAGGGTAAATTTGAGGCCTATTTTTCAATGGGATTTAATCGGATCAGTCTGGGTGTTCAGTCCTTTCGCGACGAGGAACTCCGGCAGCTGGGACGGATTCACACCGCGGCCGAAGCAGAAACGGCCATTCAATCCGCCCGAAAAGCCGGATTCAGCAACATCAGTCTGGACCTGATTTTTGGGATTCCCGGGCAAACCTTGAGTCATTGGCAGGAAAATTTGGAGAAGGTTCTTCGCTGGCAGCCGGCTCATATTTCGACGTACAATCTCATCTACGAAGCCAACACCCCCTTTGGCCGGGCGCGGGAAACCGGCACAATCAAACCGCTGGACGAACAGATCGAATGGGACATGTACCGTTTGACCGTTGAAACCCTCCAGGCCAACGGGTACAGCCAGTACGAAATCTCCAATTTTTCCCTTCCCGGAAAGGCCTGCCGCCACAACCAGAATTACTGGAACGGAACCGCTTATCTGGGGATGGGCCCGTCGGCTCACTCATTTCAGGGGAAAAAGCGCTGGTGGAATGTACGCGACGTCACGGCCTATATTTCACGTTTGCAGGAGAAAAAACTTCCGATTGACGGGCAGGAATCGTTATCCTCCCAACAACGAAAAATGGAGTTTATTTTTTTATCCCTTCGGCAAAAGCGGGGACTCTCGTTGTCAGCTTATCGTGATCAATTTGGAACGAATTTTTTGGAAGAGTTTTCGCATTCTATCGACATCATTCGCAAAACGGAAGAAAAAACAGGACCGCTTCTCGTGTTGCAAAACGACCGCCTCTTTTTCACGACCAAAGGATTCTGGCTGAGCGACAGCCTCTTTGAATGGTTCTAA
- the lepB gene encoding signal peptidase I — MDWKSILGLKKKEKKKKKSVVREYVDSLIWALVAALILRTFVVQAFRIPTGSMEDTLLVGDFLLVNKFEYGVRTPDTIPLTGIKIPWTRLPAIRNPRPHDVVVFKYPRNPKLDYIKRCIATGGDTVQVIQKKVYVNGKPFKDPPHVKYTNYYIPPGQIEYGIYPPGAGNRDNYGPVVVPPNSYFMMGDNRDNSSDSRYWGFLPHDNVLGEALIIYWSWDKTIPMYRFFKKVRWNRIGMLIK; from the coding sequence ATGGATTGGAAATCAATTTTAGGGTTGAAAAAAAAGGAAAAAAAGAAGAAAAAAAGCGTTGTACGGGAATACGTGGACTCCCTCATCTGGGCACTTGTGGCCGCACTGATTTTGCGCACATTTGTCGTGCAGGCCTTTCGCATTCCGACCGGATCAATGGAAGATACGCTCCTGGTGGGTGATTTTCTGCTGGTTAACAAATTTGAATATGGCGTCCGCACGCCGGACACCATTCCCCTAACGGGGATTAAAATTCCCTGGACCCGGCTGCCCGCCATCCGGAATCCCCGGCCGCACGATGTGGTTGTATTCAAGTATCCCCGAAACCCAAAACTGGACTACATCAAGCGGTGTATTGCCACCGGTGGTGACACCGTTCAGGTCATTCAGAAAAAGGTGTACGTAAACGGAAAGCCTTTTAAGGACCCGCCGCACGTAAAATACACCAATTATTATATTCCGCCCGGTCAAATCGAATACGGGATTTACCCGCCCGGGGCGGGAAATCGGGACAATTACGGCCCGGTGGTTGTTCCCCCCAACAGTTATTTTATGATGGGTGACAATCGGGATAACAGCTCGGACAGCCGCTATTGGGGGTTTTTGCCCCACGACAACGTACTGGGCGAAGCGCTGATTATTTACTGGTCGTGGGACAAAACCATTCCCATGTATCGGTTTTTTAAGAAGGTGCGTTGGAACCGCATCGGAATGCTTATTAAATGA
- the lepA gene encoding elongation factor 4 gives MSQAHIRNFSIIAHIDHGKSTLADRLLEVTHTLSSRQMMNQVLDNMDLEREKGITIKAHAITMHYQAKNKQAYILNLIDTPGHVDFSYEVSRSLAACEGALLVVDASQGIEAQTMSNLYQALEHNLVIIPIINKIDLPSARPEEIKQQILDLLGGSPDDILLASAKEGLGIEPILEKIVQEIPPPSGDPDAPLRALIFDSAFDSYRGAVAYVRVVDGKICAGDSIRFFSTQKEFEVQEVGVLRLKRIPQKCLNTGEVGYVIAGVKEVADTKVGDTIMTANRPAKEPLPGYKEAKPMVFSGIYPSNSDDYEELKEALEKLRLNDASLRFEPETSAALGFGFRCGFLGLLHMEISQERLEREYGINIITTVPNVEYRVITRDGTVLTVDNPSDFPDAGDIERVEEPYIDASIITPSEYIGAIMKLTLDRRGIYRNTTYLDTKRVNLQYYLPLAEIIFDFYDKLKSISRGYASFDYDFWQFKEGKLVKLNILVNGEPVDALSSIVHRDKAYDWGRRLITKLRKLIPRQLFEVVLQASIGSKIIARETIKPLRKNVTAKCYGGDISRKRKLLEKQKEGKRRMKQVGSVEIPQEAFLAILQMED, from the coding sequence ATGAGCCAAGCACATATTCGAAATTTTTCTATTATTGCCCACATCGACCACGGGAAATCCACCCTGGCTGACCGGTTACTGGAAGTCACTCACACACTGTCCTCCCGGCAGATGATGAATCAGGTTCTGGACAACATGGATTTGGAGCGGGAAAAGGGAATCACCATTAAAGCCCATGCCATTACCATGCATTACCAGGCCAAAAACAAACAGGCCTACATCCTGAATCTCATCGACACACCCGGACACGTGGATTTTTCGTATGAGGTTTCCCGAAGCCTCGCCGCCTGTGAGGGGGCACTCCTGGTGGTCGACGCCTCTCAGGGCATTGAGGCTCAGACCATGAGCAACCTGTACCAGGCTCTTGAACACAATCTGGTCATTATCCCCATCATTAATAAAATCGATCTGCCCAGCGCCCGTCCGGAAGAAATCAAGCAACAGATTTTGGACCTGTTGGGCGGAAGTCCCGACGACATTTTGCTGGCTTCGGCAAAAGAGGGCCTTGGCATTGAGCCGATTCTGGAGAAGATCGTCCAAGAAATTCCACCCCCCAGCGGCGATCCCGACGCGCCGCTGAGAGCCCTTATTTTCGACTCTGCCTTCGACAGCTACCGCGGTGCCGTGGCCTACGTCCGGGTAGTCGACGGGAAAATATGCGCCGGGGATTCGATTCGATTTTTTTCCACTCAAAAAGAATTTGAAGTTCAGGAGGTGGGAGTCCTTCGGCTTAAGAGAATTCCGCAAAAATGCCTGAATACCGGGGAAGTCGGCTACGTGATTGCCGGGGTGAAAGAAGTTGCCGATACAAAAGTCGGGGATACCATTATGACGGCCAACCGGCCGGCCAAAGAACCGCTGCCGGGTTACAAAGAAGCCAAACCCATGGTTTTCAGCGGAATTTACCCTTCCAACAGTGACGATTACGAAGAATTAAAGGAAGCCCTTGAAAAGCTTCGTCTGAACGATGCGTCCCTGCGATTTGAACCCGAAACATCTGCGGCCCTGGGATTCGGATTTCGCTGCGGATTTTTGGGTCTGCTTCACATGGAGATCAGTCAGGAACGCCTGGAGCGCGAGTACGGAATTAACATTATCACCACTGTGCCCAACGTGGAATACCGGGTGATTACCCGTGACGGTACGGTCCTGACGGTAGACAATCCCTCGGATTTCCCGGATGCCGGAGACATTGAACGCGTGGAAGAGCCCTACATCGACGCCTCCATTATTACACCCAGTGAATATATTGGCGCCATCATGAAACTTACACTGGACCGGCGGGGTATCTATCGCAACACCACCTATCTGGACACCAAACGGGTCAATCTGCAATATTATCTGCCTCTGGCCGAAATTATTTTCGATTTTTACGACAAACTAAAATCCATTTCCAGGGGATATGCCTCCTTCGATTATGATTTCTGGCAATTCAAAGAGGGAAAACTCGTTAAATTGAATATTCTCGTAAACGGGGAACCGGTGGATGCCCTTTCCTCCATTGTACACCGGGATAAAGCCTACGATTGGGGACGGCGGCTCATCACAAAATTGCGAAAACTTATTCCCCGTCAGCTTTTTGAGGTCGTGCTTCAGGCATCGATCGGATCGAAAATAATTGCCCGGGAAACCATCAAACCGCTCCGCAAAAATGTAACCGCCAAGTGTTACGGAGGCGATATTTCGCGGAAGCGAAAACTGCTGGAGAAACAAAAAGAGGGAAAACGGCGCATGAAACAGGTGGGCAGCGTCGAAATACCCCAGGAGGCCTTTTTGGCCATTCTGCAAATGGAAGATTAA
- a CDS encoding aminopeptidase: MKDPRIDRFASIIVDYSLKLKPGDKVLIEAFDGPEALTLAVFRKAVEKGAIPLVSWRSNRVLREVFRQATEDSMKLIGEIEAFRMEKMDAYVGIRGSENSTEFSDVPDDKMKLYQKFWLKPVHLDIRVPKTRWVVMRYPTPAMAQQAGMSTEAFEDFYFDVCTVDYEKMSRAMDPLKKRMETVDRVHIVGPGTDLQFSKKGIPVLKGDGTANLPDGELFTAPVRDSVNGVLSYNTPSLYHGFVFENIRFEFKNGKIVKAEANHTEKINELLDSDEGARYIGEFALGVNPKITRPMKDTLFDEKIAGSFHFTPGAAYEEADNGNRSEIHWDLVCIQTPEYGGGEIYFDGELIRKDGRFVPDDLQGLNPENLAAQ, encoded by the coding sequence ATGAAGGATCCCCGGATTGATCGGTTTGCATCCATTATTGTGGATTATTCCCTGAAATTGAAACCGGGTGACAAGGTGCTGATCGAAGCGTTTGACGGCCCTGAGGCGCTCACGCTTGCCGTTTTTCGAAAGGCCGTGGAAAAGGGGGCAATTCCACTGGTTTCCTGGCGGAGCAACCGGGTTTTGCGCGAAGTGTTCCGCCAGGCAACGGAAGACAGTATGAAGCTTATCGGAGAAATTGAAGCGTTCCGCATGGAAAAAATGGATGCCTACGTCGGGATCCGCGGATCCGAAAACAGTACCGAATTCTCGGATGTTCCGGATGACAAAATGAAGCTTTACCAGAAATTCTGGCTAAAGCCGGTTCACCTGGACATTCGCGTTCCCAAAACACGCTGGGTGGTGATGCGTTACCCCACACCCGCTATGGCTCAGCAGGCCGGAATGAGCACGGAGGCCTTTGAGGATTTTTATTTTGATGTGTGCACGGTCGATTACGAGAAAATGTCCCGGGCCATGGATCCGCTGAAAAAGCGAATGGAAACAGTCGATCGGGTACACATTGTGGGCCCCGGAACGGATTTGCAGTTTTCAAAAAAAGGCATTCCCGTACTCAAGGGAGACGGTACGGCGAATCTCCCCGATGGCGAACTGTTCACGGCACCGGTCAGGGACTCGGTGAACGGCGTTCTTTCATACAACACGCCCTCCCTCTACCACGGATTTGTTTTTGAAAACATTCGTTTTGAATTCAAAAACGGGAAAATTGTAAAGGCAGAAGCCAATCATACGGAAAAAATCAATGAGCTTCTGGATTCCGATGAAGGAGCCCGCTATATCGGGGAATTCGCGCTGGGGGTCAATCCCAAGATTACCCGTCCGATGAAAGACACCCTCTTTGACGAGAAGATTGCCGGATCTTTTCACTTTACGCCGGGCGCCGCTTACGAAGAAGCCGATAACGGAAACCGGTCGGAAATACACTGGGACCTGGTGTGCATCCAGACACCGGAATATGGCGGAGGCGAAATCTACTTCGACGGGGAGCTGATTCGAAAGGACGGCCGGTTTGTCCCTGACGATTTGCAGGGGCTGAATCCTGAAAATCTGGCGGCACAATGA
- a CDS encoding metallophosphoesterase, producing MTKIGIISDTHGGLCPDIFRQFEGVQAILHAGDIGNEDVLIELEAIAPVYAVRGNVDFFGTARMLPRKRIETFEGVRFGMVHGDRFERTSIYDQLIPYFAKDHVDVIVFGHTHEKTIKKEGNVWLINPGAADPRQNRECNYAIVVDVHAGKILKIHDLKLRKVEINDYWFDEDDI from the coding sequence ATGACAAAAATCGGAATTATTTCGGATACACACGGAGGCCTGTGCCCGGATATTTTCAGGCAATTTGAAGGTGTTCAGGCCATTCTTCATGCAGGAGATATTGGTAACGAAGATGTTTTAATTGAGCTGGAGGCCATTGCCCCGGTTTATGCGGTTCGGGGAAATGTGGATTTTTTCGGGACGGCCCGGATGCTTCCGCGAAAGCGAATTGAAACATTCGAGGGCGTGCGTTTTGGAATGGTTCACGGGGACCGATTTGAGCGGACATCGATTTATGACCAGCTCATTCCCTATTTCGCAAAGGATCATGTAGATGTTATTGTGTTTGGTCACACCCATGAAAAGACCATCAAAAAAGAAGGGAATGTGTGGCTCATTAACCCCGGAGCCGCTGACCCGCGTCAAAATCGGGAGTGCAACTACGCGATTGTGGTGGATGTGCATGCCGGGAAGATTTTGAAAATACATGACCTCAAACTTCGTAAGGTTGAAATCAACGACTACTGGTTTGATGAAGATGACATTTAG